A section of the Deltaproteobacteria bacterium genome encodes:
- the gyrB gene encoding DNA topoisomerase (ATP-hydrolyzing) subunit B has product MEAARQGRGVYDAESIKVLEGLEAVRKRPAMYIGSTGAMGLHHLVYEVVDNSVDEALAGHCSRIDVVIHLDNSVTVTDDGRGIPVREHPEKKKPTVEVVLTELHAGGKFENKAYKVSGGLHGVGVTVVNFLSSWLEVEIKREGKVFHQRYERGKPTGALEVVGRTNTSGTKITFKPDDGIFETTEFSFDTLSKRLRELSFLNAGLRISITDERTDKSHTFQYKGGIKSFVEHLNATRTAVHPRVIHIAGSKNDVHIEMALQWVDSYNENIYSYANNINTTEGGTHLTGFKSALTRTINNYALSRNLLKDLKQTTLQGDDVREGLTAVISVKLPDPQFEGQTKTKLGNSEVEGLVKSITGERLSTFFEENPAVAKKIIQKALEGARAREAARKAKELIRRKGALDSTTLPGKLADCQETNPALCELFIVEGDSAGGSAKQGRDRRFQAILPLKGKILNVEKARFDKVLSNEEIRTIITALGCGVGKDEFDPSRLRYHRIIIMTDADVDGSHIRTLLLTFFYRQMPAIVEKGHLYIAEPPLFRVKRGKEGRYLKDEAALESYIFDAIQNTLTVTPSGARQPVKGRTLVGFLKSVTAFQRIVERKTRRGKDGAVVGAFAMDERFDAAALKDRALLEEIAASVKDFIAAAHREITSFDAAVEVDEEHQGHRLVCASRRNGTVITTTLDTDTVSSPEFAELRRHAAAIRAVGSPPYILTDDSGRQEIYSHTELKERVLAAGRKGLTIQRYKGLGEMNPEQLWETTMDPEKRALLQVTVEDTVEAEEIFTRLMGDAVEPRRRFIEAHALEAANLDI; this is encoded by the coding sequence ATGGAAGCGGCAAGGCAGGGACGCGGCGTCTACGACGCCGAATCGATCAAGGTGCTCGAGGGGCTGGAGGCGGTACGAAAGCGTCCCGCCATGTACATCGGCTCCACCGGCGCAATGGGTCTGCACCACCTCGTCTACGAGGTGGTGGACAACTCCGTGGACGAGGCGCTGGCGGGCCACTGCTCCAGGATCGACGTGGTCATCCACCTCGACAACTCGGTGACCGTCACCGACGACGGCCGCGGCATCCCCGTAAGGGAACACCCCGAGAAGAAGAAGCCCACCGTCGAGGTGGTGCTCACCGAGCTGCACGCAGGCGGCAAGTTCGAGAACAAGGCCTACAAGGTGTCGGGGGGGCTCCACGGCGTGGGCGTGACGGTGGTGAACTTCCTGTCGAGCTGGCTCGAGGTGGAGATAAAGCGCGAGGGCAAGGTCTTCCACCAGCGCTACGAGAGGGGCAAGCCCACAGGAGCGCTCGAGGTGGTGGGCAGGACGAACACCTCGGGCACGAAGATCACCTTCAAGCCCGATGACGGCATCTTCGAGACCACGGAGTTCAGCTTCGACACGCTGAGCAAGCGCCTGCGCGAGCTTTCGTTTCTCAACGCCGGCCTTCGCATATCCATAACCGACGAACGCACCGACAAGAGCCACACCTTCCAGTACAAGGGCGGCATCAAGAGCTTCGTGGAGCACCTCAACGCCACGAGGACGGCCGTCCACCCCAGGGTGATACACATCGCGGGCAGCAAGAACGACGTGCACATAGAGATGGCGCTCCAGTGGGTGGACTCCTACAACGAGAACATCTACTCCTACGCCAACAACATCAACACCACCGAGGGAGGCACCCATCTCACGGGCTTCAAGAGCGCCCTCACCCGCACAATCAACAACTACGCCCTCTCGCGCAACCTGCTCAAGGACCTCAAGCAGACCACCCTCCAGGGCGACGACGTGCGCGAGGGGCTCACGGCCGTCATAAGCGTTAAGCTGCCCGACCCGCAGTTCGAGGGACAGACCAAGACCAAGCTCGGCAACAGCGAGGTCGAGGGGCTGGTGAAGAGCATCACCGGCGAGCGTCTCTCCACCTTCTTCGAAGAGAACCCGGCGGTGGCCAAAAAGATCATCCAGAAGGCGCTGGAGGGGGCGCGCGCCAGGGAGGCGGCCCGCAAGGCAAAGGAGCTCATACGCAGGAAGGGCGCGCTCGATTCGACGACCCTGCCGGGCAAGCTCGCCGACTGCCAGGAGACCAACCCGGCGCTCTGCGAGCTCTTCATAGTGGAGGGCGACTCGGCCGGCGGCTCGGCAAAGCAGGGCCGCGACCGCCGCTTCCAGGCCATACTCCCCCTCAAGGGCAAGATACTCAACGTCGAGAAGGCGCGCTTCGACAAGGTGCTCAGCAACGAGGAGATCCGGACAATCATAACGGCCCTGGGCTGCGGCGTGGGCAAGGACGAGTTCGACCCCTCGAGGCTGCGCTACCACCGCATCATCATCATGACCGACGCAGACGTGGACGGCTCGCACATAAGGACGCTTCTTCTCACCTTCTTCTACCGCCAGATGCCGGCCATAGTCGAAAAGGGCCACCTCTACATAGCCGAGCCGCCGCTCTTCCGCGTAAAGCGCGGCAAGGAGGGCCGTTACCTCAAGGACGAGGCCGCCCTCGAGTCCTACATCTTCGACGCCATACAGAACACGCTCACCGTCACGCCGAGCGGCGCGCGACAGCCCGTCAAGGGCAGAACGCTCGTCGGATTCCTCAAGAGTGTAACCGCCTTCCAGCGCATAGTGGAGAGGAAGACAAGGCGCGGCAAGGACGGCGCCGTGGTGGGCGCCTTCGCCATGGACGAGCGCTTCGACGCCGCGGCCCTCAAGGACAGGGCCCTGCTCGAGGAGATAGCGGCCTCGGTAAAAGACTTCATCGCCGCCGCTCACCGCGAGATCACTTCCTTCGACGCCGCCGTAGAGGTCGACGAGGAACATCAGGGCCATCGCCTGGTCTGCGCATCGAGGAGAAACGGCACGGTCATCACCACTACGCTCGACACCGACACGGTCTCGTCTCCCGAGTTCGCCGAACTCAGGCGGCACGCAGCCGCCATCCGCGCCGTGGGCTCCCCTCCCTACATCCTGACGGACGATTCGGGCCGCCAGGAGATATACAGTCACACGGAGCTGAAGGAGAGGGTCCTGGCGGCGGGCCGCAAGGGGCTCACCATCCAGCGCTACAAGGGCCTCGGCGAGATGAACCCGGAGCAGCTCTGGGAGACGACCATGGACCCGGAGAAACGGGCGCTCCTGCAGGTGACGGTGGAAGACACGGTAGAGGCCGAAGAGATATTCACAAGGCTCATGGGGGACGCCGTGGAGCCGCGCCGCCGCTTTATCGAGGCCCACGCCCTCGAGGCGGCCAACCTCGACATCTGA
- a CDS encoding NYN domain-containing protein, with the protein MTRTTTQKVGLYIDVANIARNGGYGMRFDILRDFACREGGEPMRLNAYVAYDEERSRTDADYKERTLNFYSALRDFGFKVIEKTVTWYVDEAGTRFGKANADLDMAVDALLQSENLDRVCMATGDGDFIQVVRALQNRGCRVEAVAFQNVSSLLKREVDHFMSGYLIPNLLPINSADTRIPWGEVGSRVRGICYNFNQTKNFGFMRYLRVIGPGLWITDTRREDSPYGTAFVHESAFGDEIDSSSLPSRDQIFEFDIIQGEKGLQASNVTRIYP; encoded by the coding sequence ATGACGAGAACGACGACGCAGAAGGTGGGACTCTACATAGACGTGGCCAACATCGCCAGAAACGGCGGTTACGGCATGCGCTTCGACATACTCAGGGACTTCGCCTGCCGGGAGGGCGGAGAGCCCATGAGGCTCAACGCCTACGTCGCCTACGACGAGGAGAGATCACGCACCGACGCCGACTACAAGGAGCGCACGCTCAACTTCTATTCGGCGCTGCGCGACTTCGGATTCAAGGTCATAGAGAAGACCGTAACGTGGTACGTCGACGAGGCGGGCACGCGCTTCGGCAAGGCCAACGCCGACCTCGATATGGCCGTCGACGCCCTCCTCCAGAGCGAAAACCTCGACCGCGTCTGCATGGCCACCGGCGACGGCGACTTCATACAGGTCGTGAGGGCCCTGCAGAACAGGGGATGCCGCGTCGAGGCCGTGGCCTTCCAGAACGTCTCGAGCCTGCTCAAACGCGAGGTCGACCACTTCATGTCGGGCTACCTCATACCCAACCTCCTGCCCATAAACAGCGCCGACACCAGGATACCGTGGGGCGAGGTGGGCTCACGGGTGCGCGGCATCTGCTACAACTTCAACCAGACCAAGAACTTCGGCTTCATGCGCTACCTGCGCGTCATAGGCCCCGGCCTGTGGATAACCGACACGCGCCGCGAGGACTCGCCCTACGGCACGGCCTTCGTACACGAGAGCGCCTTCGGTGACGAAATCGACAGCTCGTCGCTGCCGAGCCGCGACCAGATCTTCGAGTTCGACATAATCCAGGGGGAAAAGGGGCTGCAGGCCTCGAACGTTACG